The genomic region ATTTTCTATTGGGTTTCTGTGACACTCTGCAAAAAGGCGCATCAAATACTTGAGGAGTCTGTATATGAACGCTTCAGGTGGCTATTTTCGTAATTGGTGTAATTGGTGTGAGTCAATGGCTATTTTCGTAAATAGCTCTAAAAATTAACTTGTCAAACAATATTATGAAACAGGATAAGAGAATACGAATTcagtttcggtttcggttttggtTTTCTATTTATTAGGTTTCAAACTGAATAACGAACACCCCTACACTCAATGGAACAAAATCATGAATTCCACACAAAAGTCGAACAATAACACTATCATCCATgcaaaaaaaattatatgtaaaCTTGAATTTACAACAAAAGAGATCTTGATTCAAGAATAATAAAAGCATAATCCCCAGTACCACCAACCTCCAGTTTCACTAGCTTAATCAAGGTCCTACGCCACCACCATCGACGAAATTTGTGATGGTTTCTGGTCTAATCTCTTCCAACCGCTGAAGAACCAGCTGAGCATTCGGTTGATCCTGTGGTAATGGATGAACGCATTGCAAAGCCAGTTTCAAAGTATTCAACAATTCATCGTCACCAACTGCAGAAGCATCTTTCATCAATTCAGGATCAAAAACCTTGTATAATACATATAGAATTAAATCAAAAATTTCAGTTACTAGTTTTATGTTGTGCACAGATCTTGTTCAGTTGTTCTTGTATAatacaagtaaacacataatcaagaatgaGAAATTCTAGATTAAAAAAAGGATTGGGCTTTCAATGCAttcaaaactagttttttttgCATTAATTTACCAATCccattttttaaataaaaagagaacaaagaagaagcaAAGTAGCTAATTACCCTTTTGCCGTTGGAGAGAAGTACTGGTACACCCTTAGAGCGGGCTAAACTCCAGAGAATTTTAGGGAAGGGAAAGAGATAACTCTTGGGGCAATTTTCTGATATTCATTAATCGAAAACAAAAACTATTTAAATGCAACCTATCTCTACATGCACTTTATTCAGTTACAAGAAATAAGGAAACGTGCTTCTACCACTATCCTACCATGATGCATGCATGCAAATAAAAAGAAAAGCCACAACTAACTCCACTAAGCACATTGCTGGAAACTTGGTCTTCACTCCAGATACTTGGCCGGCATTTTAATATCCCTCTTGGGCCTGTTTGTGATTGGGCCGGTATCATCAGGTGGGCCTGTCATGTGGGTCGTATCAACACCCCCTCCCTGAAAATTAACATTGTCCCCAATGTTGGAAAAGTATGGAAAAGTAGTAGCAAAATCTAATTCATCTTCCCATGTTGCCTCTTCTATTGGTTTGCCTTGCCACTTGATCAGTATCTGTTTTCCCAGAGGTGAGTTTCTACTATTAAGGATGGATTTTGGAATATAAGACAATTCAACATCTTGCTGCAAATCTTTAATATCATCGGTAAGCTGCTGGGTATTACCGTAACACGGTTTCAACAAGGAAACGTGGAAAACCGGGTGGACCTTTGAGTGATCTGGAAGTTCCAATTTGTAAGCGACCTTGCCTATACGCGATAGTATCTTGAACGGACCATAGTACTTCTTGGAAAGCTTCCTGTTGGTTCTTTGATCAACCGAATGCTGCCTGTAATTCTGCAAGCGAAGATAAACTAAGTCGTTTACCTCAAATTGTTTTTCCTGACGATGTTTGTTGGCTTGTTTCGTCATCCGATCCTTTGCCTTATCGATTGAAGCCTTCATTGTGGTAATGATCTTTTGATGCTCAATAAGGGAATCGTCAATTGAACCGATCTTTGAATCACCTGGCTTGTAGTCGTGGATAGTGGTAACATCTTGACCGTAAACTGCCTTGAACGGGGTCATATTAATGGACGAATGGAACGAAGTGTTGTAAGAAAATTCCGCTAAATGTAGATAGTGATTCCATTTAGATGGTTCCTGGAAAACGAAGGCACGAAGGTAGGATTCCAAACACCGGTTGAGCACCTCCGTTTGGCCgtccgtttgcgggtggtatgcACTTGAATGTAGCAGTTTGgtgcccatttgtttgaataactCTGACCAAAAGCGACTAACGAATAGAGGGTCCCGATCAGATACAATGGTTTTCGGAAGGCCATGCAACCGATAGATTTCCCGCATGAACAAGGAGGCCAGAAAAACAGCATTGTAATTGGTCGGTAAGGCCAGAAAATGCGCAAACTTTGACAACCTGTCGACAATAACCCAGATAACCGTTTTACCTTTCGACGGTGGCAGATGTGTGATGAAGTCCATAGATATGTCGTGCCATGGCAACGAAGGTGTCGGTAATGGTTGAAGAAGACCATAGGGTTTGTGGTTTTGAGATTTTGTAAGTTGGCAAACTTGGCATGTTTTTATGAAGTGAGCAACATCTTTTTTTAGACCCACCCAAGAAAACGTAGCTGCGATTCTTTTCGTTGTAGCCGTGACACCGGAATGGCCTCCTATAACCGAGGAGTGGTATTCTTCCAATAGTTTATTCTTTAAAGATTGCAAGGGTGGTACCATGATCTTGCCGTTTCGATAAAGTATACCGTCTCTGAACGAGTGGTTTGGAAAAGTGACAGAATCTTGTAAAATCTGGTCGACCAGTTGCTTCCCATTAACGTCATGCTTGAAATAGTGTCTCAGTTCATTCAACCAGAGGGCAGCAGGGTGTGAGATTGCAAAGCAAGTAGAAAGTTCAACTCTACTTAAAGCATCCGCCACGGTGTTCTCCTTTCCTGGCTTGAAGTGTACTTCGTAATCAAAGCCCAACAGTTTTGTCGCCCATTTTTGTTGTTCCGGTGTCTGTATGGTTTGGGTTAAGAGGTGCTTCAAGCTGTGATGGTCGGTATGGATGTGGAACTTGCTACCGAGAAGATATTGACGCCATTTTTTAACTGCTTCCGTAATGGCGTATAACTCTTTTGTGTAGGTGGATTGAGACTGCATGGTAGGACATAATTTCTTACTGAAAAAGGCAATAGGTCTATTTTTTTGTGACAGTACAGCTCCAATAGCGACACCTGAAGCATCAGTTGTGACATCAAAGGGTTGGTTAAAATCGGGTAACGCCAAGGTAAGAAGGTTTTCCATATGGGCTTTCAGTTGGTGAAATGAAACCTCTGCTTGATCATTCCAATGAAAGTCTTTGGATTTGAGGAGGTTTGTAAGTGGTGTAGCTATGGTGGCATAATTTGCTACGAATCGGCGGTAGTAGCTGGTAATTCCAAGGAAGGCTCGAAGGGTTGTAAGAGATGTGGGTTTTGGCCATTGTTGGATTGAGAGAATCTTTTCTGGTTCGGGTTTAACACCGTCTTTGGAGATACGGTGGCCTAAAAACGAGATCTCATCAACTGCGAATACACACTTGGATGGTTTGGCAAAGTACTTGTTGGATGACAAGGTGGTGAAAACGAACCTCAAATGATCATAGTGTTGTTGAATGTCACTGCTgtaaatgaggatgtcatcgaaaAAGATCAAGACGAACTTGCGTAGGACTGGCCTAAACAAGTCGTTCATTGCAGCTTGAAACGTTGATGGAGCATTTGACAACCCGAAGGGCATTACAacaaactcgtagtgaccatcaGTTGTTCGAAAGGCTGTTTTGGGTATGTCTTGTTCGGCTACTCTGATTTGGTAATACCCCGAGCGTAAATCAATTTTTGAGAAGACAGTAGCACCGTGTAATTCGTCAAGGAGTTCATCGATTGTAGGTATGGGAAACCTATCGCGAACAGTGACAGCATTTAAGGCGCGATAGTCGACACAAAAACGCCACGAGCCGTCTTTTTTTTTACTAGCAACACTGGTGAAGAAAAAGGGCTTTGGCTTGGGCGGATGACGCCCGATTGTAGCATTTCGGATATGAGGTTGGTCATGATTCGTTTTTGGAAATGTGGGTATCGGTAGGGACGGACAGTAATGGGTTTTGTTTCATCAGTTAAGGTAATATGGTGATCTTGTGAGCGGTTTGGTGGAAGGGAATTGGGTTCATCAAAGATGGTATGGAATTCGGTGAGTAAGGTGGTAATCTGTGGGTCAACATGGGTAATGGTGGCCGGTGGATAAAGCTGTGGTGATTGATGGTTAATGGTATGAAGGGAGGCCACTGACCCTTTTTTTATAAGTGATTGCAATGAGCTAGAAGATACTTGGTGAGCCAATGGTTCTCCTTTAAGGGTATAGGTGTTACCGTCTTTGACAAACGAGATTTCGGGTATAGAAAAGTCAGCCGATAATCGACCGAGCATGCCTAGCCAACCGATACCCAAAATAACATCGGCTCCCTCCACTGGTAGTATGAAAAAAGGGACGTGAAATGGTGCTTTTTGGACCTGAATGGGAACCTCCGGACAATACCCCTTGCAGGTGATATGCTCACCATTGCCGACCATAACATCGAAGGGTTGGATGGGTAAGGTTTCTAAGCGAAGCATAAGGGCGATACGTGGCTGGATTATATTGTGGGTGCTGCCACAATCAATCAAAATTGTGACTCGTTTACCCATTATATAGCCGGTAACACGTAAGGTTTGGGGAGAGGCTATACCGAAGTAAGCTGCATCGGACAAACAAAGGAGGGAGGGTTTGGGGGAATCGGGTGGTGTGGTTTCGTGTGGTGGCTCGGTGAACTCCGCTTGATCCTCATTATCGACAATCAGAAAGAATTGTGGTGGCGAGCATTTATGACCCGGAAAGTATTTTTCTGGACACTTGAAACACAAGCCGTCTTTACGACGTTGCATGAGGGCCTCCGGGGACAGTTTTGTGAATGGAAGTGCTGGTGGTTTGG from Helianthus annuus cultivar XRQ/B chromosome 10, HanXRQr2.0-SUNRISE, whole genome shotgun sequence harbors:
- the LOC118482726 gene encoding uncharacterized protein LOC118482726, with amino-acid sequence MPPRKDVSSSDETSPPIAEQLSLLIEATTAASANSTETANNLADLIRATQTLTTKIDQLTDHVTAGDDSPPRHRSPLRRPQNQNRRQPRQPKITLPLFDGSNSLEWIFQAENFFSYYQTPEDERVELAVFHFVGDALSWYKHQADNELLGTWNEFKREMEIRFGPSSYENHEATLFKLKQSSTVAAYQTEFEKISNRVVGIPRQALKNCFISGLRLDIQHELAIYKPATLHHAYGLARLIEDKLAHAYKTRSTFFNKPATNIASSSSNPSSMASSSSNPLPPLLPTPSKPPALPFTKLSPEALMQRRKDGLCFKCPEKYFPGHKCSPPQFFLIVDNEDQAEFTEPPHETTPPDSPKPSLLCLSDAAYFGIASPQTLRVTGYIMGKRVTILIDCGSTHNIIQPRIALMLRLETLPIQPFDVMVGNGEHITCKGYCPEVPIQVQKAPFHVPFFILPVEGADVILGIGWLGMLGRLSADFSIPEISFVKDGNTYTLKGEPLAHQVSSSSLQSLIKKGSVASLHTINHQSPQLYPPATITHVDPQITTLLTEFHTIFDEPNSLPPNRSQDHHITLTDETKPITVRPYRYPHFQKRIMTNLISEMLQSGVIRPSQSPFSSPVLLVKKKTARGVFVSTIAP